The genomic DNA CATCTTCGGCTATCAGAACTAGGTCTTTTTTGCCTGCCTGAGCCAGCTTTTCTAGCAGTGGCACAAGGTCTTGGACATTGCTAATTTTCTTGTCAGTAACGACGACAGCTGGCTTGTTATAGACAGCTTCCATACGTGTTGTGTCTGTGACCATATATGGGCTAACGAAGCCTTTGTCAAACGTAAAGCCTTCGACTACTTCGCTTTCTAACTCTAGGCCCTGGCCCTCTTCTACCGTAACAACCCCATCGCGGCCGACTTTTTCCATAACATCAGCGATCAGTTTGCCAATCTCGGCATCACCTGCACTAATGGTCGCAACCTCGGCCACACGGCCTTTTTTGCCCTCGATAGGCTCACTCATTTTTCCTAAACCAGCCAAAACCTCCTGAGCTGCAGACTCAAGACCTTTTCTGAGCTGCATAGGGTTATGCCCAGCCGCAATCAGCTTATTGGCTTCGTTCAAAATATGATAGGTCAGCACAGTGACGGTCGTGGTACCGTCGCCAGCGACATCGTTCATCTTGCTTGCTGCTTGTTTGATCAGTTCTGCACCTACTTTGTAGCCCAGAGTCTCATCATCAACGTCACCGATTTCTACACCTTTGGCAACAGTTACCCCGTCGTGTGTGACGGTCGGACCACCATACGATTTGCTGATTACCACGTTACGGCCTTTAGGCCCCATAGTTGTTTTCACTGCGTCATAAAGCAGCTTAGCGCCGCCCAGCACCCTACGGCGAGCATCGTCATCGTAAAACACCTTTTTTGCCATTGTTTCTTCCTTTCGGTTTCAGATTTTTGAATAAAGTCTTTAAGCTAGGATCGCGTAAATGTTCTCGGCTTTGACTAGCAAATAAGTTTTGCCTGCAACTTTTACCTCTGTATTACTATAGCCGCCATAGATGATTCGATCACCCTTTTTGACGTCTGCTACATTCGGCCCGACAGCTTCTACTTCAGCAGTTTGAGGCTTTTCTTTGGCGGTTTCGGGCAGGTAAAGACCACTTGCCGTTTTACTAACCGCCTCTTCTTGTACAGCCACGACATAGTCCGCCAGCGGCTTAATAGGTACACTCATTAGTACTCCTCACTAATTAATACTTAAGATGTGATTAACTGATGTAATCTCGCAAATACACACCAGTTTCTAGCACTCACTATACCAGAGTGCCAAAATCCATGTCAACACACGATTAAAGTTTGGAGAATCGAGCTTTTAAGCTCGTTTTGGCGACCTTCTCAAAAGCGTCTGTAATTTTTTCGTAATCGACAAAGTCAGATTCTTGATTTACTGATTCTGTATACTCACCTAATACATGTGCGCTGACGAATCCTGCACGATACAGTGGCTTCCTACCACTAATAAGCCTGCTTAGTAATAACGATGCCCCCAAAAGATATAGATCGTTGGCTCTACCTTTGTGTCCATTTTCTAGTGAAACATTTGGCTGGGACTTTTCTAGATCAATTGCCACAAACTCGTTTTCAGGACCAAATGCTGCATTCTTAGCTTGAAAGTCTCCGTGCACAACCCCCTTTAAATGCATGCCCGCTATTCCGTTAACTGCTGTGGAAATAGCAGGTTTAATCGACCTATAAAGTGATCGATCTGCTATATCAACATCTAGGTTTAACTGTCCAACGGTTTGTAGTCCCCTGTAACGATCTACTGCTAGATATGTTGCATAATTACCTAAATATACCCCATGCAAATTAGGGGTATTAATCCCCAGTTTTACTACGGAATTAATTCTTCCGGCCTCATTATAGGCGCGCCGCGTAACCGTATGAGGCTTAACTATAATCTCATTACCGCCTGTAAGTATTCCAGAAAACACCCCATGCCCAGAAATTAAAGGATCAGGCGTCCAGTATGGGTTTGGGCGGAAGCCAGGAATAACTGTTTTAGCTTCCAGCATATGATGAGAATATTCAGGTGTTTTTGTAAGTGTTTTCATAAAATTTGTAAATCAGGTTACCTAGATCAATTTAGATTATATCACATATTTTATTAATTTACTAGTATTCATCAACGTAGCTTTCTAGAATGCGCGGAATCTGTGCCCAGTCTTTTACAATGGTAATCTTATTCTTGCGAATCCTTTTAGGCTCGCTGTCATGCTTAGCAACTAACAGTATCCCACCAACTATATCTTCTATCATGTAATCGAGAACATCTATTCTGTCGTCAATGAAGTGTGTGATACCTGTATCCCTAACTATCCCAGCCTTATCTTTCCGCTCAAGACAAAAGTGCATATTTTTTGACTTTAGCCCTGTCCGTTCAAAAAAATTATTATGTTTTAGCCACTCTACGGATCGATTTTGAATTCTCGGACCACATTTGGAAACTAAATGAATTTCTTCCCATTTCATCGATTTATGAAGAAAGCTAATTGTGTCGACTGCACCTGGTATCTCAGGAGTTTTTAAAAAATCAGGGCCAATAATAGATTTATTAGGGTTATCTGTATCGGCTCCAATAATTACTCTCCCTATATCAATTCCTAGTTTCCATTTAGGGGTGCTTGGGGGGAATTCTGGATTATTATGTAACATATTGTAAATACTATTATAACATCAATTGTAAATAATTCGAGTTTTTTTCGCAGGATCTATTTTGTACTATTATTCATGGATGACCAAAATAAACACTAAAGTTCTAATGAGCGGGGCGGAGTTTTTTGACGATGCTCAAGCCATCAACTCATACATGGACGACCACGTACCTGTCGATGTTGCAAAAGCCGTAGCTGAGCACAACGAGATCATGCGCTGCTTTGCAGAAGCTGGCATAGAAGTAGTCAAAGTCGATCCTCCTAAGGCCTGCCAAGATGGGGTTTACACAGCCAATTGGGCGCTGGTTATTGGCGGCAAAGCTGTACTGTCAAATCTACCTAATGCCAGAAAAGCCGAAGAGCCTTACGCCCACGCCGAGCTACACAAACTGAGCTTAAATACAGTTAAACTCCCGCCCGAATTGCGATTCAGTGGTCAGGGCGATGCCCTACCTTGTGGCGACTACGTTTTTGTCGGCAGCCACTACCGCACAAGCCCAGAGGTCCACCCAATTCTAGAGAAAGAATTTGGTAAAAAAGTGATTGGTGTCCAGGCCATTCCACAGCTTGACCAGGCTGGCCAGCCTGTTGTAAACAGCTTTTCGGGATGGCCCGACAGCTACTTTTACGACCTTGATCTGGCAATTGCAGTAATACGACCAAATCTGATAGCTTGGTGCCCGGAAGCGCTAGTGTCAGAGTCACAAGCCGCGATTAGGGCTATAGAAGGCATAGACAAAATAGAGGTTAGCTTAGAGGAAGCGCTCGGCGCAAGTGCCTGTAACCTCGTTTCGACTGGCGAGACAGTAATCATGGGGAGTAGAGCGCCAAAACTGAAAGCAGAGCTAGAATCTCGAGGTCTCAAAGTGCTCGCACCTGACATTAGTGAGTTAATGAAAGGTGGCGGCTTCATCCGCTGCACTAGTTTGACACTAGACAATTTATAAGCTTTGTGCTATAGTATAATTATGCACAATCCAGAAAAACCTCAAAACATTATCCCTCTAGACAGACTTCGCGTAGCCCTTGAAGAATCGCAGACTGGCTCTTACTCTGATCCTGCAACTAAAGAGCAGTTACCTAATAGCCCCTACAAAGGTGTAGAATTTGCCGACTTCAGTCACCCTGGAACGACTAGCGGTAGACTAGATATTACGGCCAGAATTGCCGCAAGCTACGATAATTCTCGACCGCCATCTTCTCCACCTAAAACCCCTGCCTCAAAACTTGGCAAGATCATACAGTTTCCAAAAAGACCTAGCCATACCGACATTCCAGAACCTCCGCAAGCATCCTAAAGACTAGAAACCAACTACAACTAAAACACTTCAACCTCTAAAGGCGATGCGTGTGATGCAGCGGTTACTCGCCGGCTACTTAGGTTTTTCACGCAAGATCTGCCGAGTTAGGCCTATCTCGTCCCAAGGATGCTCGCCGTCGGCTCGCTCGATGGTTTTCTCATGGCCTTTGCCGAGCAGGATTACTGTGTCGCCTTTTTTGGCTTGTGACAGAGCAAACTTGATAGCCTCGGTACGATCCAAAATGGTGTAAAGGTCTTTGCCTTCGACTTTGCCTGCCTCGCGTGCTCCTTCGGCAATCTGCGCCATAATCTGATAACCGTCGACATCGCGGTCGTCCTCTTCTGTCACCACCACAATATCGCTTACCTCGCCAGCTAAGCGCCCCTGAATCGCGCGCTTACTTATGTCGCGCCGGCCGGCTGATCCAAACAGGCTAATTAACCTACCCTTCACTACTGGTCGGAGGTCTTTAAAAAGTTTTTCGAAGCTATCGGGCGTATGAGCAAAATCAACAATCACATCAAAATCTTGACCTTCGTCGATCCGTGTCATTCGCCCCTCGACACTTTGCAGAGCAGCAATCCCGCGCTCAATCTGCGACGGCTTTAAGCCCAGACTGGCGCCGACACACACAGCAGCAAGGCTGTTGGCGGTGTTAAAGCTGCCTGGCAAATTACATTTTATGTCCAGCTTTTGGCCATTTACCTCTGTGTTATAGCTGCAGCCCTTAGGCGTCAGCTTGAGATTTCTTGGCCAAACAATCTTGGGGTCATCAGATTTTTTGAGCGAGTAGCCAACGACATTTTTGATATCATCGGCAAAATACTGCGCACTCGGATCATCAGCATTGATAACACCAATTCTGCGGCCACCATGATTGCGATTAGCTTGTTTGAACAGCTTTCGCTTGGCGTCTCGGTAAGCCTTAAAACTGCCATGATAATCCAAATGTTCATGAGTTAGGTTGGTCAAGACAGCGATATCGAAGGGCACTCCTAAAACTCGGTATTGCGCTAGAGCATGACTTGTGACTTCAAGTACCAGCACTTCCATGCCTTCCCTTCTCATTTTTTCAATTCGGCTAAGCAGCAGGCCGATTGGCTGGCTGGTCATATGATGAATCTGGGCCTCTAGCTTGTCGTCAACACCATAAGCAACGGTTGTCATAAGACCAGCCTTAATCCCCGACTCTACCAGCATACGGTGGATCAAAAAACAGGTGCTGGTTTTGCCATTCGTCCCTGTTACACCTATCACTTTTAACCCCTTAGCTGGCCAGCGATGCTTTATGCTTTCAGAAAAAGCCACTGCAAAATGTTTGGGCAAAACAGCCTTGTTATATAGCTGGCCTTTCAGCATTTTTTCTGCCACTTGTTTGGCTCGTAAGTTCATTGACTCAATTATATCCCGCAGGTCAGGTATTTAGGAAAATATTCAATAACGATCAGTTCATAAATTTTACTAAAACCGAAGGGCCAGCCAAGATCTATCATCCCGTAAGCTACCTCCATACATTAAACACCCCAATCAATCAACCCGACTTCAGTTCATAATTCACAACATAACTCACACTATTTAACACCTCTAAAACTCCAAATTCACATTTCCCTCCTCTGTATAAGGACGGACCTTATACAGAGGAGTTGGGCGTGAATTGGGCGGTTTGCTCAAGATTTAGAGTGTTGTGGAGGTCTGAGTTATGGTTAGATCGCTATATGGCTTTGCCCAACAGGTCTAAGGAGCACCGGCTAGCCTTGGTTCTTACCTCTTATCTCTGCTACCATGTAACAGATATGATCGTTTTAGGGATTGAAACCAGTTGCGATGAAACTTCGGTCGGGATTGTCGAGCTTAACGATACAAGCAAAGGGGCGACACTCTATGCCAACGCCGTGCTTTCAAGCATGGACTTACACACAAAATACGGTGGAGTTGTACCCGAAATAGCTGCCCGTGAACATATCAAAGCTATGCCTATCGTTATCGAAAAAGCTTTTGAGCAAGCTGGCATGAGTTGGGAAGATATAGATGCTATAGCCGTAACTAACGGCGCCGGGCTTGGCGGATCGTTGCTTGTCGGTGTAATGACTGCACGAACCCTAGCCATTACCCAGAACAAACCACTATATGCCTGCAACCACGTCGAAGGTCATGTGTACGCTAACTTTTTAACAAGCCAACAGTCAACAGAAGACAGTCGACAGAAAACTCAACTTAGCAACTACCAGCTACCATCTACCACACCCCAGTTCCCTATCCTTGCACTGATTGTCAGCGGAAATCATACTCAACTAGTCCTCTTTAAAGATCACTTTGATTATAGGTTACTCGGCCAAACTCACGATGATGCTATAGGTGAGGCTTTTGATAAATGCGCCAAAATAACTGGTCTCCCCTACCCTGGTGGCCCGTCGATTGCCGCCAAAGCCAAAGAGGGCGATACTCAAGCCTTCGATCTGCCAAAAGCGAAAATGCCAGGTAAGTACGACTTCAGCTTCTCTGGCGTAAAAACCGCTACTCTAAGACAGGCTCAGGCCATGTGTGGTGAGGATTTCACCTTTCCGTCTAAGAACCTGCCAGAACGCCTCTCAGAGCCTCAGAAGGCCAACATTGCTGCCGTGTTCCAACGTGTCGCGATCGAAACCGTGGTCGACAAGACAGCTTTGGCTTACGAAGAGTTCGGTCCCGCTTCTGTGATCATCGCAGGTGGTGTCGCCGCCAGCACGGAGCTACGCCGCCAACTATCTGAACGTCTGCCGATGGACATAAACTATGCCGATATCAAGCTATGCACGGACAATGGAACTATGATTGCCTGCCTTGGGGCATACAAAGCTCTATTAGGCCAACCCAAAGCCGAGCCATACTCTCTAGAAATCAATCCCAACCTATCTATGTAACCCCAGCTCGACATAAGGCAACCCAAGTAAACAGGAATTACACGTTTGCACCTTTTTGGCGAAAATCTCCGTTCCGTGCTCACCGTACGTTAAGTACGGCTCGGCTTGCGGTACTCTATTTTCATCCGAAAATGCACTAAACACGTAATTCCTGGTAAATATACATTTGTATCTGTAAATCTAATCACTACGGCGTATTTTACGTAACAACAGCTACGTAAGATACGACAGAAAGCAATCTTTACTAGCTAAAATGTATATTTATAGGTGTCGTTATGTCGAGCTGGGGTTACGTAGTAAATATAGCAACGTTATGGTCTCTGTATTTGATAGTATTGACGAACTATGATATGCTTATGCTTGTAAAACAAAAATGGTTGTACTGACTGCAAGCCAATGCGGTTCGCACTTTTGAGACAAAATACAACTTAGACAGGAGCTAACAGATGACTTTCACGTGAAAGTTTATGTTGGTTTTTGTCTTTTTTTGGTATTTTTACCGTTTTATGGTCACCTTTCATTACCGTAGCCTTCATGTGGTCGTGTGAATACGCTCCCCTCGACCTTCCTGTTCAATGTTCTATGTCATGGCTGACAAATATTGCCTGCCGGCCTCTCTTGCAACTAAAGTATGCTGGTTTTATATTCAACTCTAAGAAGCTGGGGTTCTCCTCATGACAGGCGTCTCATGACTCTTGTCTCGCTTGCTTCTTGCTTATGCTTTATACTTACCACTTTCTACTTTATACTTATTTCATATGGAGTTACCGAAGGCTTACACACCTTCTGACTACGAGTCAGACATTTATGCGCTCTGGGAGAAGAGTGGTGTTTTTGAGCCCACCGAAAAAGGTGAACCATACTGTATGGTTATGCCGCCACCGAATGCGAATGCTGGCTTACACATTGGCCACTCGCTATTTTTTGCCATCGAAGATGTAATAATCCGCTACCAAAGAGCTCGAGGCAAGTCAGTTTTGTGGCTGCCAGGAGCCGATCATGCTGGTTTTGAAACACAGGTTGTCTACGAGAAGCACCTAGCAAAAGAGGGTAAGAGTCGTTTTGATCTTACCAGAGAAGAGCTCTACGATCAGATATATCAATTTGTAGACGGTAATAAAGAAAGATTTTTCAATATCTTTCGCTCACTAGGTGCTAGCTGCGATTGGAGTAGGTTCACGTTTACCCTAGATGATAAGATCATAAAAACTGCCTACCAAACATTCAAAAAAATGTGGGATGACGGTTTGATTTACAGAGGTGAAAGATTAGTTAATTATTGCACCGAACATCGCACCGGCTTCGCCGATATTGAGGTAGAATACAAAACTGTTAAGACTCCACTTTACTACATCAAATATGGCCCTTTCACGTTGGCGACAACAAGACCAGAAACTAAGTTTGGCGACACTGGCGTAGCCGTCCATCCAAACGACGAACGTTACAAGCAGTGGGTTGGCCAGACGGTGACGGTCGAAGGAGTAAACGGGCCGTTC from Candidatus Saccharibacteria bacterium includes the following:
- a CDS encoding co-chaperone GroES produces the protein MSVPIKPLADYVVAVQEEAVSKTASGLYLPETAKEKPQTAEVEAVGPNVADVKKGDRIIYGGYSNTEVKVAGKTYLLVKAENIYAILA
- a CDS encoding amidinotransferase, translated to MTKINTKVLMSGAEFFDDAQAINSYMDDHVPVDVAKAVAEHNEIMRCFAEAGIEVVKVDPPKACQDGVYTANWALVIGGKAVLSNLPNARKAEEPYAHAELHKLSLNTVKLPPELRFSGQGDALPCGDYVFVGSHYRTSPEVHPILEKEFGKKVIGVQAIPQLDQAGQPVVNSFSGWPDSYFYDLDLAIAVIRPNLIAWCPEALVSESQAAIRAIEGIDKIEVSLEEALGASACNLVSTGETVIMGSRAPKLKAELESRGLKVLAPDISELMKGGGFIRCTSLTLDNL
- the murE gene encoding UDP-N-acetylmuramyl-tripeptide synthetase — encoded protein: MNLRAKQVAEKMLKGQLYNKAVLPKHFAVAFSESIKHRWPAKGLKVIGVTGTNGKTSTCFLIHRMLVESGIKAGLMTTVAYGVDDKLEAQIHHMTSQPIGLLLSRIEKMRREGMEVLVLEVTSHALAQYRVLGVPFDIAVLTNLTHEHLDYHGSFKAYRDAKRKLFKQANRNHGGRRIGVINADDPSAQYFADDIKNVVGYSLKKSDDPKIVWPRNLKLTPKGCSYNTEVNGQKLDIKCNLPGSFNTANSLAAVCVGASLGLKPSQIERGIAALQSVEGRMTRIDEGQDFDVIVDFAHTPDSFEKLFKDLRPVVKGRLISLFGSAGRRDISKRAIQGRLAGEVSDIVVVTEEDDRDVDGYQIMAQIAEGAREAGKVEGKDLYTILDRTEAIKFALSQAKKGDTVILLGKGHEKTIERADGEHPWDEIGLTRQILREKPK
- the tsaD gene encoding tRNA (adenosine(37)-N6)-threonylcarbamoyltransferase complex transferase subunit TsaD, which translates into the protein MIVLGIETSCDETSVGIVELNDTSKGATLYANAVLSSMDLHTKYGGVVPEIAAREHIKAMPIVIEKAFEQAGMSWEDIDAIAVTNGAGLGGSLLVGVMTARTLAITQNKPLYACNHVEGHVYANFLTSQQSTEDSRQKTQLSNYQLPSTTPQFPILALIVSGNHTQLVLFKDHFDYRLLGQTHDDAIGEAFDKCAKITGLPYPGGPSIAAKAKEGDTQAFDLPKAKMPGKYDFSFSGVKTATLRQAQAMCGEDFTFPSKNLPERLSEPQKANIAAVFQRVAIETVVDKTALAYEEFGPASVIIAGGVAASTELRRQLSERLPMDINYADIKLCTDNGTMIACLGAYKALLGQPKAEPYSLEINPNLSM